In Deltaproteobacteria bacterium, the sequence GATGGATGGCCGAAAAACCGGGCAGGGCCGCCACTTCCTCGTTGACCTTGGGGTTGTACTTCATGGTACAGGAGCCGAGGGGATAAAAGCCCGTGTCGATGCCGAAGTTCTTCTGCGAGAGCCTGGTGTAGTGGCGCACGACGTCGGGCTCCGATACCTCGGGGAGTCCTTCGAGACAGTGGCGCAGGAGGCGCTCTCCCAGGGTCTGCGAAGGGTCTACCGCCGGGACGTCTGAAGGGGCGGGCTCCACGCCCCGCCGCCCCGGCGACGATATCTCGAAGAGAAGTCTTTCCGTCTCTTTCATGATCTCAAGGATGCTCCCTCAGGATGCTTCCCAGCGCGGCGCCGTAGCGGTCCATCTCTTCCCTGCCGACGGTCTCGGTGGCCGTAACGAGGATATGGCGGTCCATGGAGGCGAAGAACCTTTTGAGGGGCACTCCTCCGAGTATGTCTTTTTCGCGCAGCGCGGAGAGGACCTTTTCGGCGTCGCCGGGCACTTCGATGACGAACTCGTTGAACGTGGGGGCCGTGAAGGCGGGGCGCACGCCGTCCACGGAGGTGAGCGTCTTTTTGAGATACTCGGCCTTGGAGTGGTTGGTCCTTGCAAGCTCGGTGAGGCCCTCTTTTCCGAGGGCCGCGAGGTAGAGGGTGGCGGCCAGGGCCGCGAGGCCCTCGTTTGTGCAGATGTTGGACGTGGCCCGTTCGCGGCGGATGTGCTGCTCGCGGGCAGCCAGGGTGAGGCAGAAGGCCCGCCGTCCCTTTGCGTCCTTCGTCTCGCCCACGATGCGGCCCGGCATCTGCCGCACAAAGGGTCTGCGCACGGCCATGAAGCCGAGGCAGGGCCCGCCGAAGCTCTGGGGGTTGCCGAAGGACTGGCCTTCGCCCACGGCCACATCGGCCCCCAGTTCGCCGGGCGGCTTGAGCAGCGCAAGCGAGAGGGCCTCGGCCGTGACCGACACGAAGAGTCCGCCGGTGTCGCGGACGACCCAGGCCATCTCCTCCGTATCCTCGACGACGCCGAAGAAGTTGGGGCTCTGCACCACGAGGCAGGCCGTGCGCCCGTCGCAGTACTCTCTTACGGCCTCGGCGAGGGTGGCGCCCTTCTCGGTGCAGAAGGGGACCTCGACTATATCGTCCTGCGAGGCCTGAAGATAGGTCTTTATGGTCTCCACGTACTCCGGGTGGAGGGCGGAGCTGAGGAGCACGCGGCCGCGGCCCGTGGCGCGCCGCGCCAGGAGGACGGCCTCGGCGGCGGCCGAGGCGCCGTCGTAGAGGGAGGCGTTGGCCGCGTCCATGGCCGTGAGCCGGCAGACGAGCGTCTGGTACTCGAAGACGGCCTGGAGCGTGCCCTGGCTCACCTCCGGCTGGTAGGGGGTGTAGGAGGTGTAGAACTCGGAGCGCGAAAGGAGATGGCGCACCAGCGACGGTATGTAGTGGCTGTACGATCCCGCGCCGAGAAAGCTTGCAGGGCCGCCGAGAGAGCCGGGGACCGTGTTGCGGGCCGCGGCGGCCTCGAAGCGGCGGCGCAGGCGCTGCTCCGAGAGGCCCGGGCCGAGGGCGGCCGTCTTCTCTGTCTTCAGCCCGCCGAGCAGCCTGTCGGTGAGCTCCTCGATGGAGCGGCAGCCCACGGCCTCGAGCATGCGGGAGATGTCGCCGCCTGTGTGGGGGATGTAGGGCAACTTACTTTTCTTCTTCGATGAAGCCGCGGTACTCGTCGGCGCTGAGCAGCCCGTCGAGGTCGGCCTTGCTGGAGAGCTCGATCCTTATCATCCAGGCGTCGCCGTAGGGGTCGTCGTTCACCACCTCGGGGCTGTCCACGATGGCGTCGTTCACCTCGATCACCGTGCCGCTGACCGGCGAGTAGAGGTCGGACACGGCCTTGACGGACTCTACGACGCCGAAGGGCTCGTCCTTGGTCACCGTCGCGCCCTCCTGGGGCAGCTCGAGGTAAACGATATCGCCGAGCGAGTCCTGGGCGTAGTCGGTTATGCCCACCACCACGCTGTCGTTCTCCACCCTGATCCACTCGTGCTCTTTCGTATACTTGAGGTCCTTGGGAAACTCCATATGCAGCGCTCCTTTCTTGAAAGAGGGTCATGGGCCATGCGCGCCCTTAAGGGGTGCCGGCGCGCAGGGAACGTCACTTGCGCCTGTAAAAAGGCGGAGGCGTCACCACCGCAGCGGCCTCCCTGTTTCTTATCACGATATGGAAAGAGTCGCACGGCTCTTCGCCGTCGTTTCGTATGTAGGCCATGCCGATGGGCTTTTTGAGCGACGGCGAGAAGGTGCCGCTGGTGACACGGCCTATCTCTTCACCGTGGCGGGTCACGGCGTAGCCGCGGCGCGGTATGCCGGGGCCGACCATGGTGAAACCCACGAGCCTTCGCTTCAGGCCCGCGCCGCGCCGGGCAAGAAGCGCGGCCCTGCCCATGAAGTCTTCCTTGTCAAAGGCCACGAAGCGCTCGAGCCCGGCCTCCAGCGGCGTCGTCTCTTCGTCGAGCTCATGGCCGTAGAGAGGGTACCCCATCTCGAGCCTCAACGTATCGCGCGCGCCGAGCCCCACGGGCTTTATGGAAAAGCTCCGGCCCGCCTCCATGAGGGCCTCCCAGAGCGCCCGCGCCCGCCGAGGCTCTATGTATATCTCGAACCCGTCCTCGCCCGTGTATCCCGTCCTCGAGACCACGGCCTCCGAGCCGAAGAGGACGGTGGTGACGAAGCGGTAGAACTTGAGGGTCTCCACGTCGAAGTCCGCGACCCTGGAGAGCACGTCGGCCGCCCTCGGGCCCTGAAGCGCTATCTGGGCGAACTCTTCGCTGCGGTCCCGTATCTCGGCTCCTTTTCCCGCGTGCTCGACCATCCAGGAGAGGACCTTCTCCGTATTGGAGGCGTTGACGCAGAAGAGGAAACGCTCGCCGCCGAGGCGGTAGAGGACCGTATCGTCGAGCACGCCGCCGCCGTCGAGGCACAGCAGCGTGTACTGGCAGCGGCCCACGTCCATACGGGAGGCGTCGTTGGTCGTGAGCCTCTGTACGGTCTCGAGCGCCCCCGGCCCCCGCACCTCTATCTCGCCCATGTGGCTTACGTCGAAGACGCCGCAGGACGAACGCACGGCGAGGTGCTCGTCGACGACCCCCGAGTACTGTACGGGCATCTCCCACCGGGCGAACTCGACCATTCGTGCTCCGAGGGCCCTGTGCACGGCGTTGAGCGGCGTCTTCCTGAGGGTCAATATGCTTGTTCCGGATGCTGCGTTTTACGATGAGATTTTGAATTTTACCGAAAGAGGGGGCAATGTCAAAGGAAAAAATCCAGCTCCTCGAGGCAACCCTTATGAAAAAGAGGCTCCGCCTCTGCCGGAGAACCTTCGCCATCCGCCCACGGGCTGCCCCCGGGATCCTCTTCGTGACGGTACGGCGGTGTGACTAACGAGGGGGAGGAAGGGAGAAGAGAGGGCGCCCCTCTCAGTCGCAGCCCTCCGTTGCGCCCGCGGCATAGAGGACGGGGTCCTCCATGCCGGCCTCCCTGAAGCCCCGCAGCCTCAGCAGACAGGAGTCGCAGCGTCCGCAGGCGGGTCCGCTCGACCTGTAGCACGACCAGGTGAGCTCCAGCGGAGCGCCGAGCTCCGCTCCGAGCTTCACGATCTCCGACTTCCGCAGGTGGATGAGCGGCGTTACGATCCTCGCCGCCCCCGCCGCGGTTCCGAGCGCGGCGGCCCGCTCGAAGGCCCTGAAGAACTCCTCCCTGCAGTCGGGATAGCCCGAGCTGTCCTCCTCCACCGCTCCGATGTAGACGCTGCCGGCGCCGAGGACCTCGGCCCACGACACGGCGACGGCCAGCAGATGGCCGTTGCGGAAAGGCACGTAGGTGACGGGCACGCCCTCCCTGTGGAGCTCGCCTTCGGGCACTTCGATGGCCCTGTCGGTGAGCGCCGATCCTCCAATGGACCTCAGATAATCGAGCGAGACCACGAGCCGCCGCTCTATGCCGTAATGGTCGGCCACGGCCCCGAAGGCCTCGAGCTCGCGCGCCTGCGTCCTGTGGCCGTAGCCCGCATGAATTGCGGCCACGCGACGACCGTGCTCGCGCACCGCTACGGCCAGCGCCACCGTGCTGTCGAGCCCCCCGCTCGCCAGCACCACTGCATCGACCTTTGCATCCATAAAGCAAACTTTTCTCGGAGGGAAAACCTTTGCCCCCGATTCCGCGCAGCGGAATCATTCGTAATCGCGGGCGCAGCGAGGCGGTCCCGTAAGAGTTTCGGATGGAGTCCGAGGGAGGAACCCTGCCGGAAAGAGGCTCCATCAAGAAACATGGCGGAGGGTGAGGGACTCGAACCCACAAGGGCTTTCGCCCGCCGGTTTTCAAGACCGGTGCCTTACCAGTTAGGCTAACCCTCCGCGTCGCTGCTCCCCTTTTCCGGTTCGATGACTTCGAGCCCTCCCATGTAGGGTCTAAGGGCCTCGGGGACGACGACCGTACCGTCGCGGCGCTGATAGTTTTCGAGGATCGCCACCAGTGTGCGTCCCACGGCGAGTCCCGAGCCGTTGAGGGTATGGACGAACCTCGGCTTTCCTCCCATGGCGGGCCTGTATCGTATGTCGGCCCGCCTGGCCTGGAAGGCCTCGAAGTTGGAGCACGACGATATCTCGCGGTAGCGCTGCTGGCCCGGCAGCCAGACCTCGATGTCGTAGGTCTTGGCCGCCGAGAAGCCGAGGTCTCCGGTGCAGAGCGTGACGACCCGGTAGTGGAGCCCCAGCCTCCTGAGGACCTCTTCGGCGTGGGCCGTGAGCCTTTCGAGCTCGTCATAGGACGACTCGGGCGTTGCGAACCTCACGAGCTCCACCTTGTCGAACTGGTGCTGGCGGATGAGCCCCTTCACGTCCCTGCCGTAGGAGCCCGCCTCGCGGCGGAAGCAGGGGGTATAGGCCGCGTAGGCTATGGGCAGGGCCTCTTCGTCCACTATCTCCCCGCGGTGGATGTTGGTCACCGGCACCTCGGCCGTCGGTATGAGGTATAGCTCGGGCTCGGCCACCTTGAAGAGGTCTTCCTCGAACTTGGGCAACTGACCGGTGCCGACCAGGGCCAGGGCCTTGACGAGGAAAGGCGGGAGAACCTCGGTGTAGCCCTGCTCGCCGGTGTGAAGATCGAGCATGAAGTTTATGAGCGCCCGTTCGAGCCTCGCCCCGGCGCCGCGCAGCAGGGCGAAACGGGCGCCCGATATCCTGCCGGCCCGTTTCGTGTCTATTATGCCGAGCCGCTCGCCGATCTCCATGTGCTCGGCCGGCTCGAAGCCGAAACCGGGCCGCTCGCCCCAACTCCTCTCGACCCTGTTGTGCGACTCGTCGGCGCCGACCGGCACGGTGGGGTGGGGGATGTTTGGAACCGACAGGAGGAGAGCTTCCATCTCTTCATCGCAGGAGGCGAGCTCACGGTCGAGTTCCTTTACCGAGGCCGACACGCCCTTCATCTCCTCGACGAGCGCAGAGGCGTCCTCGCCCCCCTTCTTGAGCCTGCCTATCTCCTGGGAAACGGCGTTGCGCCTGGCCTTGAGCGCCTCGACCTCCCTTATGATCTCCCTGCGCCTTGCGTCGAGCTCCCTTATCCTGCCGAGACCATACCCACCCCCACGGGCGGCAAGACGCCCCTCAACCCCATCAATGTCTTCCCTCAATAACCTTATGTCAAGCATCAGCTACTTTCTGGGGGAAACTTTCTGAAGAAAGTTTCCCCCAGACCCCCTTCAAAGACTTTTAATACGAGTTGGTTTCCCCCTGTTTTGCCTGGCAAAACAGGGGGAAACCAACTCGCGTTAAAAGTTTTTGGAGGGAGTCTGAGGGAACCTTTTTACAAAAAGGTTCCCTCAGTGCAATAAATCAGAGCTTCCTTAGGATATGGGGGTGTTTCGAGGGGGAGAAATGGAGAGTGCCGTTATGAGAAGTTTTGTGATGATATCCGCGTTTGTTGCGTCGGTTCTGCTGGCGGCGGGGCCTGCGGCCGCCGCCCGGGTGGAAGTGGCCGTGGCGGCCCGGGCCGTGGAGAACAGGGAGCCCGTCGGCGTTGCCGAGACCTTTCCCGCCGACGTGGGCAAGGTCTACTGTTATACCAAGGTTGTCGGCGCGGCTGCGGGAGAGACGATAACCCATGTCTGGTACCATGGCGACAGGAAGATGGCCGAGGTGACGCTGAGCATCGGCGGGCCGAGCTGGCGCACCTACAGCTCAAAGCGCATTCTCCCTTCGTGGACGGGGCGGTGGAGGGTCGAGATCGTCGATTCCTCGGGCAACGTGATCGAAACGGTGCGCTTCGCCGTGGAGTAACCGCCGTGGCCGGTCTGCCCGTGCCGGCCGCGGCATTCCCCTGTACCGGTCGACCATGAAGCGTCGCTCTTCAAGTCCCCGCGGCAGAAGGTCCTACCTTACGGCGGCCTTCTGCGCCCTCATCGTCGTCATCGTGGCGCTGGCCGTCTTCGGAGACAAGGGACTGCTCGACGTGCTCCGGCTCATGGACGAAAAGGAGCGCATAGAGGCCGGAAACCGCGAGCTCGCCGCGGAGAACGAGCGGCTCGCCCGCGAGATAAGGCTTCTCAAGGAGGACAGGCGCTACATCGAGACCGTGGCCAGAGGCGAGCTCGGCATGGTGGGCCGCGGCGAGCTCATATACCTCTTCGACGACGGGGAGCGGCGCTGAGGGACCTTGCGCCGCGGCCGGAGACCGAGGGTTTCCTTGCCATGCACGAAATAGCCGTCAACGAGAAGATACTGGCCGCAAACGACGCCATCGCCGCCGCCAACAGGCGCTTTTTCGAGAGCCGCCGCATCTTTGCGGTAAACGTCATAAGCTCCCCCGGCTCGGGCAAGACCTCTCTCATCGAGGCCGCCGCCCGCAGGCTCGGCCCCCGCCTTCCCATGGCCGTCGTCGAGGGAGACATGACCACCGAGCTCGACGCCGAGAGGATCGGACGCTGCGGCGTTGCGGCCAGGCAGATAACCACGGGCCGCGCCTGCCACCTCGACGCCCACATGATAAGCCACGTCCTCGACTGGGTCGGCTCCCTGGAGGGACTCAGGCTCCTTATAATCGAGAACGTGGGCAACATGGTCTGTCCGGCCGGCTACGACCTCGGCGAGGCGGCGAAGATCGCCGTCATGAGCGTGGCCGAAGGCGACGACAAGCCGCTCAAGTATCCCGCCCTCTTCGCCGCGTCGCCGGTGCTCGTCATCAACAAGACCGATCTCCTCGGCCATACGGATTTCGATATGGACCGGGCTGAGGAGAACGCCAGGGCCGTGAACCCGGAGATCCGCATACTGAGGACCTCGTGCCGCACGGGCGAGGGCCTGGAGCGGTGGTGCGCCTTTCTCGAAGGGAACGCGCTGGCCCCCGAAGACTCGTCCACGCGCTGACCGCCCGCGGCTGCTTCGGGCCGGCGGCCCATGCGCAAAGGAGTGTTTTCCCCATGTGTCTTGCCGTGCCAGGGAAGGTCGTGGAACTCGGTCCGGCCGGCGCCGTCGTCGATGTGGCTGGGACGCGGCGCGAGGCGAGCACCATGCTGGTTGGGGAGCTGAGCCCCGGCGATTACGTCATTGTCCACGCCGGTTTCGTCATCGAGAAGCTCGACGCGGCCGAGGCCGAGAAGACGCTTTCGATGATAGACGAGCTCATCGGAAGTGGACGATGAGGTACGTAGACGAGTTCCGCGACCGCCGCAGGGCAGGGGAGCTCCTCGACAGGATCCGGCGGATATCGACGAGGCCGGTCCGCATAATGGAGATCTGCGGCACCCACACGCACACCATAGCCCGCTACGGCATCAGGGCGGCCCTGCCAGCTACGGTGCGGCTCGTCTCCGGCCCCGGCTGCCCGGTCTGCGTCACCTCGGCGCCCGACATCGCGCGCATCATAGAGTTCAGCCGCCGCTGCGACGTGACGGTGGCCACCTTCGGCGACATGATGCGCGTGCCGGGGCTCGACTCCTCGCTCCAGGAGGAGAAGGCCAGGGGCGGCGACATAAGGGTCGTCTACTCGCCGCTCGGCGCCCTGGAGACGGCCGGGAAGAACCCGGACCGTGAGGTCGTCCTCTACGCCGTCGGCTTCGAGACGACGGCCCCCACGGTGGCAGCCACCGTTCTGAGGGCGAAGGCCGAGGGGCTGAAGAACTTCTCGGTGCTGAGCCTCCACAAGCTCACGCCTCCGGCCATGCGGGCCCTCCTCGACTCTGGAGAGCTCGACCTCCAGGGCTTCATCTGCCCGGGCCACGTGACGGCCGTCATCGGCTCCGACGCCTACGCCTTCCTCGCCGACGAGTACGGCACTCCCTGCGTCGTCGCCGGCTTCGAGCCCGTAGACGCCGTCTACGGCATCCTCAGGCTCGTGGAGCAGATAGAGCAGGGCCGCTCGGAGATCGAGGTGGGCTACAGCCGGGTCGTGAGCCCGGAGGGCAACCTCAGGGCCAGGGCCGTCATGGACGAGGTCTTCGAGACCTGCGACGCCGCCTGGCGGGGCCTGGGCGTCATACCGGCGAGCGGCCTGGCCCTGAGGGACGCCTATGCCGACTTCGACGCCCAGAGGCGCTTCGGCCTCCCGGTGAACGAGGACGACCGCGCGCGGTGCGACCCGCCCGGCTGCGCCTGCGCCGACGTGCTCAAGGGACTCGTCACACCGCGCCGGTGCGCGCTCTTCGGCAAGGCCTGCACGCCCGAAACGCCCGTCGGTCCCTGCATGGTCTCCTTCGAGGGCACCTGCGCCGCCTACTACAAGTACGGCGTCGCGGAAGATTCGCCGTAGCGGCGCCGCGGCTACGGCTCCGCCCCCTCCATGCCGGCATCTCGGTCCGTCTTCGCGGCGCCGTGAGAATTCTCGGCTTCGTCATCACCGCGTAACACTGCTGTAACATCTGGGGTGTACCATGGTCTCACAAACCGGAAAGGAGACACAAGGTATCATGACGAAAGCGATGAAAGTCATGCTCGCAGCCGCACTGCTGCTGACCCTGACGGCCCCGGCGGGAAGGGCCGCGGCCGCCGAGACGCTAAACGGCGCCGGCGCAACCTTCCCGTTCCCCCTCTACTCGGCCTGGGGCTACGAGTACAGCAAGGCGGCAGGCGTAAGGCTCAACTACCAGTCCATCGGCTCGGGCGGCGGCCAGCGCCAGATATCGAACCGCACCGTCGACTTCGGCGCCTCCGACGCCCCTCTCACTCCCGACAAGCTCGACAAGGAAAGGCTTTTGCAGTTCCCGGCCGTAATCGGCGGCGTGGTGCCTGTGGTGAACGTCCGGGGGATAAAGCCCGGGGCCCTGCGCCTCGACGCCGCCGTCCTGTGCGGCATCTTCATGGGCGAGATAACCCGCTGGGACGACAAGGCCATAAAGGCCCTAAACCCCGGGCTCAGGCTTCCGGGCGGGAAGATCACCGTCGTGCACCGCTCCGACGGCTCCGGCACGACGGCCATCTTCACCACCTACCTTGCCCGCACCTGCCCGGCCTGGAAGGAGAAGGTCGGCGCCGGCAAGGCCGTCAAGTGGCCCGCCGGCATAGGAGGAAAGGGCAACGAGGGTGTGGCCAACTACGTAAGGCGCGTGCGCTCCTCCATCGGTTATGTGGAGTACGCCTACGCCAAGCAGAGCCGCCTCGCCCACACGAAGCTCAAAAACCGCGCCGGCAACTTCGTCGAGCCCTCCCTCGAAAGCTTTCAGGACGCGGCGGCGAGCGGCGAATTCGACCCGTCGCGCCACTTCCACCTCTGGCTCGTCGACGCCCCTGGCGGGAAGGCATGGCCCATAGCGGGCGCCACCTTCATACTGCTGGCCAGGGAGAAGAAGGAGGTGAACCGCAAGGTAGCCGCCTTCTTCGACTGGGCCTTCAAAAACGGCGACGCCACGGCGCAGCGTCTCGCCTACGTACCCCTCCCCCCGCAACTCAAGGACAAGATACGGGCCTACTGGAAGGCGGCCGGCATCTATTGATGACCCTGGGGGAAACGTGGGCCTGTGGCCCTTCTACAGAAAGGTTCCCTCAGTGCAATAAATCAGAGCTTCCTTTGTATATAGGCCGGCAACTCGGACGTTCGAGTCTCTTGGCGGCCGCTTGACCACCGTCAGCCCGCGGGCCTTGGCGGCCTTCACGTTTCAGACATCCCTTGCCTCCCTCCATCGCAAATGGTCTTGAAGTGGAGGTCCATATCTATTATTATGGAAGCTCCGATCTGTTCCACCG encodes:
- a CDS encoding aminomethyl-transferring glycine dehydrogenase subunit GcvPA codes for the protein MPYIPHTGGDISRMLEAVGCRSIEELTDRLLGGLKTEKTAALGPGLSEQRLRRRFEAAAARNTVPGSLGGPASFLGAGSYSHYIPSLVRHLLSRSEFYTSYTPYQPEVSQGTLQAVFEYQTLVCRLTAMDAANASLYDGASAAAEAVLLARRATGRGRVLLSSALHPEYVETIKTYLQASQDDIVEVPFCTEKGATLAEAVREYCDGRTACLVVQSPNFFGVVEDTEEMAWVVRDTGGLFVSVTAEALSLALLKPPGELGADVAVGEGQSFGNPQSFGGPCLGFMAVRRPFVRQMPGRIVGETKDAKGRRAFCLTLAAREQHIRRERATSNICTNEGLAALAATLYLAALGKEGLTELARTNHSKAEYLKKTLTSVDGVRPAFTAPTFNEFVIEVPGDAEKVLSALREKDILGGVPLKRFFASMDRHILVTATETVGREEMDRYGAALGSILREHP
- the gcvH gene encoding glycine cleavage system protein GcvH, encoding MEFPKDLKYTKEHEWIRVENDSVVVGITDYAQDSLGDIVYLELPQEGATVTKDEPFGVVESVKAVSDLYSPVSGTVIEVNDAIVDSPEVVNDDPYGDAWMIRIELSSKADLDGLLSADEYRGFIEEEK
- the gcvT gene encoding glycine cleavage system aminomethyltransferase GcvT, with protein sequence MLTLRKTPLNAVHRALGARMVEFARWEMPVQYSGVVDEHLAVRSSCGVFDVSHMGEIEVRGPGALETVQRLTTNDASRMDVGRCQYTLLCLDGGGVLDDTVLYRLGGERFLFCVNASNTEKVLSWMVEHAGKGAEIRDRSEEFAQIALQGPRAADVLSRVADFDVETLKFYRFVTTVLFGSEAVVSRTGYTGEDGFEIYIEPRRARALWEALMEAGRSFSIKPVGLGARDTLRLEMGYPLYGHELDEETTPLEAGLERFVAFDKEDFMGRAALLARRGAGLKRRLVGFTMVGPGIPRRGYAVTRHGEEIGRVTSGTFSPSLKKPIGMAYIRNDGEEPCDSFHIVIRNREAAAVVTPPPFYRRK
- the queC gene encoding 7-cyano-7-deazaguanine synthase QueC yields the protein MDAKVDAVVLASGGLDSTVALAVAVREHGRRVAAIHAGYGHRTQARELEAFGAVADHYGIERRLVVSLDYLRSIGGSALTDRAIEVPEGELHREGVPVTYVPFRNGHLLAVAVSWAEVLGAGSVYIGAVEEDSSGYPDCREEFFRAFERAAALGTAAGAARIVTPLIHLRKSEIVKLGAELGAPLELTWSCYRSSGPACGRCDSCLLRLRGFREAGMEDPVLYAAGATEGCD
- a CDS encoding serine--tRNA ligase, whose amino-acid sequence is MLDIRLLREDIDGVEGRLAARGGGYGLGRIRELDARRREIIREVEALKARRNAVSQEIGRLKKGGEDASALVEEMKGVSASVKELDRELASCDEEMEALLLSVPNIPHPTVPVGADESHNRVERSWGERPGFGFEPAEHMEIGERLGIIDTKRAGRISGARFALLRGAGARLERALINFMLDLHTGEQGYTEVLPPFLVKALALVGTGQLPKFEEDLFKVAEPELYLIPTAEVPVTNIHRGEIVDEEALPIAYAAYTPCFRREAGSYGRDVKGLIRQHQFDKVELVRFATPESSYDELERLTAHAEEVLRRLGLHYRVVTLCTGDLGFSAAKTYDIEVWLPGQQRYREISSCSNFEAFQARRADIRYRPAMGGKPRFVHTLNGSGLAVGRTLVAILENYQRRDGTVVVPEALRPYMGGLEVIEPEKGSSDAEG
- a CDS encoding DUF2914 domain-containing protein, with the protein product MGVFRGGEMESAVMRSFVMISAFVASVLLAAGPAAAARVEVAVAARAVENREPVGVAETFPADVGKVYCYTKVVGAAAGETITHVWYHGDRKMAEVTLSIGGPSWRTYSSKRILPSWTGRWRVEIVDSSGNVIETVRFAVE
- a CDS encoding septum formation initiator family protein is translated as MKRRSSSPRGRRSYLTAAFCALIVVIVALAVFGDKGLLDVLRLMDEKERIEAGNRELAAENERLAREIRLLKEDRRYIETVARGELGMVGRGELIYLFDDGERR
- the hypB gene encoding hydrogenase accessory protein HypB, which gives rise to MHEIAVNEKILAANDAIAAANRRFFESRRIFAVNVISSPGSGKTSLIEAAARRLGPRLPMAVVEGDMTTELDAERIGRCGVAARQITTGRACHLDAHMISHVLDWVGSLEGLRLLIIENVGNMVCPAGYDLGEAAKIAVMSVAEGDDKPLKYPALFAASPVLVINKTDLLGHTDFDMDRAEENARAVNPEIRILRTSCRTGEGLERWCAFLEGNALAPEDSSTR
- a CDS encoding HypC/HybG/HupF family hydrogenase formation chaperone encodes the protein MCLAVPGKVVELGPAGAVVDVAGTRREASTMLVGELSPGDYVIVHAGFVIEKLDAAEAEKTLSMIDELIGSGR
- the hypD gene encoding hydrogenase formation protein HypD, which gives rise to MRYVDEFRDRRRAGELLDRIRRISTRPVRIMEICGTHTHTIARYGIRAALPATVRLVSGPGCPVCVTSAPDIARIIEFSRRCDVTVATFGDMMRVPGLDSSLQEEKARGGDIRVVYSPLGALETAGKNPDREVVLYAVGFETTAPTVAATVLRAKAEGLKNFSVLSLHKLTPPAMRALLDSGELDLQGFICPGHVTAVIGSDAYAFLADEYGTPCVVAGFEPVDAVYGILRLVEQIEQGRSEIEVGYSRVVSPEGNLRARAVMDEVFETCDAAWRGLGVIPASGLALRDAYADFDAQRRFGLPVNEDDRARCDPPGCACADVLKGLVTPRRCALFGKACTPETPVGPCMVSFEGTCAAYYKYGVAEDSP
- the pstS gene encoding phosphate ABC transporter substrate-binding protein PstS, whose translation is MKVMLAAALLLTLTAPAGRAAAAETLNGAGATFPFPLYSAWGYEYSKAAGVRLNYQSIGSGGGQRQISNRTVDFGASDAPLTPDKLDKERLLQFPAVIGGVVPVVNVRGIKPGALRLDAAVLCGIFMGEITRWDDKAIKALNPGLRLPGGKITVVHRSDGSGTTAIFTTYLARTCPAWKEKVGAGKAVKWPAGIGGKGNEGVANYVRRVRSSIGYVEYAYAKQSRLAHTKLKNRAGNFVEPSLESFQDAAASGEFDPSRHFHLWLVDAPGGKAWPIAGATFILLAREKKEVNRKVAAFFDWAFKNGDATAQRLAYVPLPPQLKDKIRAYWKAAGIY